Part of the Haloarchaeobius litoreus genome is shown below.
GGCGACGAGGAGTGCCCGGGCGGCCTTCGCGAGCGGCTCGCGCTCCCGCCTCGTCTCCTGGAACAGCTCCCTGGCGTGTTCCCACATCTCCGTCGCCGGCTCCACCTCGGTCAGGTCGCCCCGTTCGTCGTCGATCCGCGACCGGGTCCGCTCGATGCGGCCGGTCAGGTCGCTGTCCACGTCGGCGTCGACGTAGTCGAAGTACGCCTCGTGGGTGAGCACGTCACCGTCCCACCGGGGGTCGACGCTCGCCATGTCCGAACACGCGGCGAACATGTCGACGTTGCGCTTGGTCGTCATCGCCGTGTTCACCCGCGAGATACCGTCCTCGGCGGCGTCGAGCAGCGCCTCGGCCACGTCGTCAGGCCGGTGCTCGCCGGTCGCGAACAGGTGGCCGTACTGCGGGAGCGCCTCGACCAGGTCGAGCAGGCGGGAGACGACGCTGCCGTAGTAGCCCGGGAACGCGGTGTCGCGCCCCGACTGCTCGGAGAGACCGTCGACCTCGCGCCGGAGCCGTCGGACGCGGTCCCGCGTCGCCTGTGGGACCGTCCACTCGAACGACGCCTCGACGGTCACGTTCGTCGGCTCGTCCTCGTGGATGGCCACCTCCGTCGTCCGGGTCCGGAACAGGTCCGACTGCGAGCCGGCAACGTCCAGCCCGACGACGTAGTCACCCACGAACACCTCGGAGGCCCGCACCCGACCGCGCCCGTCCGTCCGGCGCGACCCCTGCCGTTCGTCGACACGGTAGCGGTCGTCGCCGGCGGGCGCGATGGACACCGGCAGCCCCTCGGTTGCGACGCCGTCGACCTCCGCAGTCACCGACAGACGGCCGGTCTTCCGGCCCAGCGCGACGTTCAGCTCGAGTGGACCGTCGTCGGCCAGCGAGCAGTCGTTGCTCGCGGTGTGGTACTTCGGATGCTCGACGCGGACCGTCGCAGTCGACGCCGCGTACGGGAGCGTCACGCTGGCGCGGCCGTTCCGCCCGGTCCTGGCGGTCGCATCGTCGCCCTCGTCCGGTTCGACCGCGACGCGTGCACCGGGAATCGGCTCCCCGTCCTGCTTGTCGGTGATGGTCACACGCACGCCCGGTCGGGGGAACGCGAGCTGGGCCTGCTCCCCGGTGAGCCTGCCGTCCTCGACGTCGAGCTGGTCGGTCCGCTGCTGGGTGCCGACCGCCGCGGTCAGCTGCCAGCCACCCGGCAACAGCGACATGCTGACGACGCCGGAGTCCGTCGACCGCGTGGTCTTCGAGCCCGCGCCCCGCGTCGGTTTGGCGACCACGTCCGCGTCCTCGCGGATCCGGTGCCCGTTCCCGTCGACCAGCGTCACCTTCACGTCGACCGGGTCGGGCGTGGTCGTCCCGGCGCCCTCGCCGAAGCGCCAGAAGTCGAGCCACGACAGGAGCGCCGCGAACGCGAGCGCGGCGAGGCCGCCGACGGCCACGCCGATGAGGAGGGGGAAGGCAAGGTCGATGGCTTCGCCGAAACCGAGAAGGAGCACCGCGGTTCCGGCGCAGCCGATGAGCCCGATCAGGCCACCGAACCCCAGCACGACGGCGGCACCCCGGGGGTTGGTCGGGTCACCGTTCGGTCCGGCAGCGCCGGCAAAGAACCGAACGACGGCGAGGATGACCGTCCCGAAGATACCGCACAGGAGCGCGACGGCCACGAGGAGTAGCCAGTCCCCGAGTCGGTAGCTCGCGGGGAGGAACCCACCGCCGACACTCGCGTTGGTCGCGGTCCCGGTCGTCGTGGTCGTCGCGGCACCGTCGCCACCGTTCCCGTCCGACTGGTTCGCCGTCGACGTGTTCGGTGCTCCGGGAACGGTCCCACCGACCGTCTGTGCGGACACGACCGTCCGCTCGCCGTCGGCCTCGACGACGAGGAGCACCCCCTGGTCGGCCGGGAGTGCCGTGCCGTTCTCGACGGCGTAGTGGCCGTCCTGCCAGCTGACGCCGTACCGCGCCACGCCGCCGTCGCGCTGGACCAGCACGGACGACACGCCGTCCCGCTCGGCCGCGAAGTAGCTCCGGTCAACCGTCACGTCGACCGGTTCGCTCGCGTACTGACTCTCCCAGCCGTCGAGGAGCCGTGGCCCGTCGGCGTCACCGACCGAGAGCGTCGCGTTGACGCTCGCCGCGAGCGCGCTCCGGGGCAGTTCGACGCCGGCGTCGGTCGCCTCGACCGGCCCGACGAACTGTCCGTCCGGCGACTCCGTGGTCAGGTCGAGGTGGTACGTCTCCACGTCGAGCACGGAGAGGAGGGGGTTCGCGATGGCGACGGTGTCCCCGCTCGTGACGAGCACGCTCGCGCTCTCGGCGGCGTCCGCGACCGTCACCGACTCGGTGCTCGCGGTCACGTTGTCCGTGCCGTTCGGGACGACCCGGACCTGCCGGTCCGCGAACAGCGACTCGCGGTCGAGCGCCGAGAGGTCGGCGGTCGGAACGGTCAGCGCATCGCCCTCGGCGTCGTAGGTCGCGGTGAGCGCGGTGTTGCCGATGGTCGCCCGCACCGACGCACCGGGCGCGAACCCGCGGAGGTCGACCCGCTCGAGCCGGAGCGCCCCGTCCCCGAAGGTCGCGCTGGCACCGTCCAGCGCGGCGTAGCGCAGGTCGACGGAGTCCTCGCCGATGGTCGTGCCGTCGTTCGTGACTGTCACGGTGGCAGCGGAGAGGTCGGTGTCCGTCGAGTCGTTCGTGAGCGCTGTGACCGAGGTGGTCGCCTCGTAGTCGGTGAGCCCCCCGTCCTCGAGTTCGACGCGCGTCGACGCGCCCGTCTCGGCGACGGTAAGGGTCACGTTCGAGAGGTCCGCTGACCCGTTCTCGATATCGATGGTCACGTCGACCGAGTCCGCCCCCGTCCGTTCGAGGGCGACCGACGCTTCCCCGGTGGTCTCCGCCTCGGTGGCCGTCGCTGCCGTCGTCGCCGCCCCGACGCCGGCCACCGTGGCGACGAGGACCGCGAGTGCGAGCAGCGCCGTCGCGCGAGTTCCCCACGACATGGCTATCCCTCGTTCTGGTCGCGGTAGTCGGCGAGGTTGTCCAGCACCGTCTGCACCTCGCGTTCTGTCAGTCCCTCCGCCCCCGCGGTGTTCCCGCGTGCGAGGTTGTCCCTGACCTGTTCGTACTGGTCCATCGAGTGGTTCAACAGCGGGCTCAGGTCGAAGCCGCCGAGCAACAGCAGCACGTCGACGTCCGAACCGCGACCGCGCTTGGGCGTCAGGCTGGCCTGTCCCGCGACGCTCAGGTCGTGCTTGTTCTGCCACTGGTTGAACGCCTGGTACACCTCCGGCTCGGTGATGTCGCCGTTCTGAATCATGCTCTCCGGCGCGCGGACGACCGGGAACACGATCTGGGAGGTCGCGACGTCCATCGGGACGAACGGGTTCTCCGCCGCCTTGTCGAACATGTACTCCAGCTCGTAGATGTCGCCGTTCATCTCCGTCGCGACGGCGGGCGTGAAGTGGTAGGAGCCGTACTGGCGCGGGATGGTCACCAGGTCCTCGACGTCGATGACGCCGTGGGTCTCGCGGCCCGCGCCGATCATCAGGTCGACCGCCTCGATGATGAGCTCGTTCACGCGGTCGTAGTCGCTCCCGTTCTCGCCGTCGAGGTGGGAGTTCGCCGCGAGCATCACCATGTCGGCGTTCTGCCCGCCGTCCCGGTTCCGAAGCAGCCGGGAGAGCCCCGACACCGCGTTGAAGTGGCGCTGGTCGGGCTCCCAGTAGTACGGCCAGACCGCCATCGCGACGTGGATGACGCTGTCCATCCAGGGCTCGCTCTCGCTGACCGTGAGCCCCTCCTTGAACTGGTCGACGACGAACGGGATGGAGCCGTTGCCGGTCCCGCCGCCGAGCGTGGCGACGTAGAGGAACGCGTCGGCCGTGTTGAACGTCTGCTTGATGTGGTTCGTGATGCGGTCGAGGTCCTGCTCTGCGGCCTGTCGGCCGTAGTAGTAGGAGTTGCCCGCACCCTGCTTGTCGCCGAACTCGAGCGCGTGGTTCTCGCCGATGTCGTCCGCGTCGGTGATGCTCGCGTCGATGCGGTCGATGGTGTTCCGGATGTCGTTCCGGTTCGTGTTCATCACGAGGATTCGGTCCTCGATGCCCGGGTTCTCCGACCGGTTGAAGAACTGCGATGCGATACGGCCGCCACCCTCGCCGGAGGCGATGACGGCCCAGCGCGTGTACTGTCCGCGCGACATCAGGCCTCACCCCCTGCAGGCTTCAGCAGGCCGTCGGCGGTCGTCTCCACGTCCAGCCCCGTCCCGGCGGCGAGCTCCTCGATGACCGTGTTCGGCACCGGAACCGAGAGGTAGTTCGACCGGATGCGTTCGTAGCTGAGCCGTTCCCCCTCGTCGAGGTTGTACTGGATGACGTTCATTATCTCCTGGGAGAGCTGCGAGTCGTCGTAGACGATGACCGTGCCGTCGTCGGTGCGGGTGACGGCGTACCCCTCGCGGTCCGCCCACTTCGCGAGCAGGCCGGGCACGAAGTCGTCGGTGATGGGGAACGCCATCTCCGTGCTGAGATAGCCCTCCTCGTCGAGGCGGTCGCGGAGCCTGGGCGCGAACTCGGTGACGTGCTCGGCGATCTCGTCGCCGCGGCCGTCGACGAGCTGTTCGACCAGCGTGACGGGCTCGAGGTCGACCGATACGTCGGTGTCTCCCTCGACGTGGACGGTCCGCTCGACGCGGCCGTAGTCGTCCTCGTCGGGGGCGACGACGAGCTCGTACTCGCCGAAGGGCACGTCCGCGAACGTCGCGGTGCCGACGAGGTGGGTCTCGACGACCTCGCGGCCGTCGTACTCGCCGCCGTCGAGCGTGACCGTCGCGCGTCGCTTGGCCTCGCTCCCCTCGTCGTATGACACCGTCACGTCGACGGCGTACGTCTCCACGTCGCCACGGTGGAGCGCCGGCGCGTCGGGGTCGAACTCCACGTCGGGGTTGCGCCGGAAGTAGAGGCCGAAGAACTGGCCGGCGTGGCGCACCGGGAGGTCGTCCTCGGTGACGGTGCCGTGCTGCCGGAGCTCCTGTTCGATGGTCTCGCTGACGTCGTCGTATGCCTCGACGACCGTCGCCTTCGTCTTCACCGTGCCGACGGCGTCCGCGAGGTCGGTGGCGGCCCGTTCCCACTCGCGGTCGAGGTCGCGGACGGGGCCGATGGCGCGCAGCTCGTCGACGTGGTCCTCGTCGACGACGTCCGGCCGACTGTAGTAGCCCGCGGGCAGGTCCGCGTCGTCGAGCGTCCGAACGTGGCGGTCGGCCTCGGCCTCGAGCGCCGAGACGATGTCGAGCGCGGCGGTCCGGACCGTCTGTCGGTGCTCGCTCAGCGAGCCCACGTCGAGCGCAGAGTCGAGCGCGTCGAGCTCGCGCTGGACCGAGCGAACCTGGTCGAACAGCTCGGCGTCGACGAACTGCTCGGCACCGGAGTCGAGGATGGTGTCGACGAACACGTCGAGCTCCTCGCGGTCCTGGTCGAACGAGCCCGAGAGCTCGCTCTCCAGCGTCGCCTGTGCCTCCAGCACCGCGTCGACGGCGTGCCCGAACTCGCCGTCGCGGCGGTCCGCCTCGGCGTCCTCGAGGTGTCGGTCGACGGCCGCCTCGTCGTAGGCGTCGGTCGCGTTGCGCTGGATGTCGCGGACCCGCGCGATGGCGTCGTCGACGGTCGCATCAGCCTCCGTACGGTAGTCGTCGAGCGCTTCGCCGACGGCGTCCCAGTAGGCGAGTCCGCTGGGTGCGCCCTGGTCCGGGGTCGGCGCCTCCGGCGGCTCCGGCGGTTCGGCAGCGATGTCGGCGTCCGCGAGCGCCCGCATGTCGCCGTGCAGTGCGTCGAGCTCGTCGCGGACGAAGTCGTACAGCTGGTCGTCGCGGTCGGCGGCGAGCGTCGTCACCTCGGCGTCGATGCGCTCCAGCTCCTGCAGCTCGCCGCTCGAAGCGCCCTTGCCGACGCTGAACGAGCCCGAGCTGCGGTCGAACTGGCCGCCCTGTCCCTCGTAGTCCGAGACCAGCGAGTCCGCCCGGGAGCGGAGCGTGCTCGCGTCGAATCTGGGATAGGCCTCCTCAATGGTCGAGAGCGACCGCCAGAAGTCCCGCAACGACTCCCCCACCTGTTTCGTGCGCTGTTCCACGTACTGTCCCGTGTTGTCCTCGCCGCTGAGGACGCCGCGGACGTACGCGACGGCCACCACCAGCAGGACGACCGGGATGCCACCGACCACGAAGTAGACGCCGAGTTGCGTGCTCGCGAACACGAACAGTCCGGCCCCCACCGCGGCCAACAGTACCGTCAGTGCGCCGATTCCGAGCGCGGCGCGCGTCTGTCCTTTCATAGTATCACCTGAAGTATCGAACCGCCGCTGGCCGCAGCCAGCACCCCGACCGTCGCCAGCAGGACGAGCACCCCGACGCCGACCGGGAGCCACTGCGCCTTCCGGCTGTACTCCGCCGACGAGTCGACCCGGATGCGGCCCTCGGTGTTCGACGCCGCCACGTACGGGACGACCCCGCCGAGGACGACACCGACCAGCAGGCCGCCGACGAGCCCGATCAGGAGGTTCCTCTGGACCGTCGACCGGGCGGCGTCGGCCCGGGAGTCGAGCGCCGACTCGTAGCTCGCCATCGCCTCGTTCGCGTTCGTCTCCGCGGTCCGTTCCTCGTCGCGAGAGGCGTCGATGGCATCGACCGCGACGCCCGGCGTGGGCGACTCGCCGGCCATCCGGAACAGGGACGACCGGTAGTCGTCGCCCTCGCTCGCCGTCGCGTTGGTCGCCGACGCGAGAGTCCGCAGCGTCTCCGTCGCGTTCGCCGCCCGAGCCCCGGTCAGTCCGCTGTCGTTCACCGTGGTCGCGAGCGACTCCAGTCGGTCGGACGCGGCGGCCGTCTCGTTCAGCGCCGTCCGGAAGCTCGCCTCGTGCTCGTCGTACACCTCGACGTCGTCCGCAGTCGGGAGGAACAGCGTCCCCTCGGCGAACGCCGGCTGGACGACGTTCGGTGATGGTTCGGTGAACGTCGGGCCGGTGTCGGTCTTCTCGGTCGGGCGAACCCGGTCTGCGAGCGCGAGCTGGCCGTACCCCTCGGTCAGCCGGATGGTCGCCCCGCTGTCGGTCGTGTTCAGTATCTCGTAGCCGTCGCCGTCCGTGAGGACCCAGGCTCCGTTCTCGCCGTAGGGCGTGACGACGCCGTCGGCGTCACAGAGCCGTATCGTGAGCACCGTCCCCGCGTACATCGCGCGGTCGTCGCGGATGGGCGCTTCGCCCCCAGCGACGGTCGCAACTGCGACCGTATCGGAGGCCTCGACGGAGTCACAGACGGCCACGTCGGTCGGCCCCGGCTGGGGGTGGGCGGTCACACCGCTACCGGTGACCGGCGCGGCGAACAGCAAGACGGCACACAGTGCGACGAACGTCGTTCGGAGGGCCGTCCCGTTCATTCGTAGGTCTCGTCGATCCGCGACTTCTGTATCCGGTACACCACCACACTCCCGAGCACGATGCCGAGCCCGAGCCCGATGCCGCCGCCGCCGAGGTACTGGAGCAGCGACCGGTCGGCCAGCGACTCCAGCTCGGCGACCCGTTCGGTCCGGTCGACCACGTCGGCGACGTTAGCGCCGTCCTGCGCCGCCACGGTTCCACCGACACCGGCGACGACGAGCAGGCCGAGGACGACCAGCCCCGCGAGGGCGATCCGACGTGTCCTCACTGGACCATCGCCTCGGTTCGGTCCTCGTACTCCGCGGCCTTCTCGTCGATCTCGGCGAGGCGGGAGACGTCCTCGCGCTCGTACGTGAGCAGTGTCGTCACCGTCGCGAGGTTGCGGTCGTTGAGCGCGACGCCGAGGTTCACCTCCTGCAGGGCGCACTGCGCCTGGAGGTACTCGCGGATGGTCGAGGTCTCGATGCGGTTGCCCCCACCGGTGAGGTAGCTCGACGGGGCGCGGACGAGCCCGATGGCCTTCTGGGCGTCGGACGGGTCGAGGTCGGAGACGGACTGCTTGCTCGTCGCCAGCCGCACGAGGGCGGCGCTGTCGACCTCCTTCTTGCCGACGAACGGGACGAGGTAGCCCGAGAGCGAGCGTGTCATCGTCGCGGCCCGGCCGAGTGCGGCGTAGCCGGCCTTCGAGTCGCCGCCGCCGACGCCGAACGAGAGCGACGTGACAACGTCCTGCACGTCGATGTCGGGCGTGTCGATGTCGGCGTAGTCGCTCGGGTCGATGCCGGAGAGGACGGGGCCGGCGACGAGGTCGTAGATGCCCGCCGCGACGTACTCGTTGTACTCGGCGAACTGGCTCTCGGCCGCCGCCTGGTAGGAGATGCGCTGGTTGTCGACGAGCACGATGCCGTCGACCTTCTCCTCCAGCCTGTCGAGTCCGTACCGGGCGTTCCAGGCCTGGCGGCCGGCACCGCCACCGCTCTCGCCGTCGCCGCCGGTCGTCATCGGGCCCATCGTGTTCGGGAGGATGGCAAGCGCGACGATGCTCGCCCGCCCGTCCGTGTACTCGTCGATGGCGTCGACGATGTGCGGTGCGATGCCACAGCCGGTGCCCCCACCGAGGCCGAGGCAGACGAACGCGAACTGGATCTCCTCGCTCTCGGTGGCGTCACTGGATTCTCCGCGAACCTCCGACTCCAGGTCCTGGACCTGGCGATCGACGTCGTCGTCCTCCCACCCATCGCCCGACTCCTCACCCCACTCGTCGTCGGGGTCGTCGTTCCAGCCGTCATCGCGTTCGTCGACGGGTTCGTCGTTCCAGCCATCGTCGCGGCCGTCGACGGGGTCGTCGTTCCAGCCGTCGTCGTACTCGTCGGTCCGGTCCTCCCCGTTCCAGCCGGGGTCGCCGCCGTCGGTCGCGAGTCCGCCACCCGACCCGAACCGGCGACGGAGCAGGTCGACGACCTCGTCGACGTGTTCGCCCATCACCTCGTCGGCCTCGACCGGGTCGCGCCCGAAGCCGCCGGTGACCCGCTCCTCGAACCCGGCGGTGGTCCCGTCGACGATCCCGTGCTGTTCGGCGATGCCGAACTGGTCCGCCTCGTCGACGTTCGAGAGGTTCTGCAGGTCTCGAATCGTCGAGTTGAACACCATGGGTTCTGCGAGCGCGGTGATGTCGTTGCCGCCGAACAGTCCGAGCGTCGAGTCGGACGTGTACTCGAACACGGCGTCGACGATAGCACTCCCGGCCTGTCCGGCCCCCACGAACAGATACGTCATTGATTCACTCGGGTGTCTGTTCCGCTATCTGGAATAAAACAGTACTGGCCACTGAAACGTTGTTTCACGTCGCCTGTTTTGCGTACGAAAGAGCGGGTGACGAGAACCGTCAGTTCGGGGACACACCCGGTATAAATCTCCCGGCCGATTCCCGTCAGCTCCCGCGGAGTCGGCGCAGCATGATGGAGAACTGGTTCCGCTCGTACAGCTGCTCCGTCGCGTCGAGCAGCTCGAGCGTCGCCTCCAGTGTCCCCTTCGCCCGCTCCGGGTCGCGCGGTGCCAGCCGCTCGCCTTCGTCGTGGAGCGAGCGCGCCAGCGAGACGAAGTGGCGGGGGATCGTATGGTTGTGGTCGTCGCGGAGCTCGTAGTACTCCTCGACCTCGCCGATACGGTCGCCCACCCGCTCGACGAGCCGGGACGGCGTCTCTGTGGCCGTCGCATCCGACCGCGTCGAGGAGAGCGTCGGCAGCAGCGTGTCGCGGTAGAACGAGAGCTCCTGACGGACCACGTACGGACGCACGAGGTCGGACTGGCCCGCACGGTCGAGCTCGCCCTGCAGGTCGGCGACCCGTTCCAGCAGCGCGGACTCGACGGGGTCCGAGGGGTCGAGGTCGCGCTTGACCGAGTTAGCCAGCTCCGTCACCGAGTCGCGGTCGACGCCGGAGACGAGCTGGCGCGTCGCCGCGTGCTCGTCGAGCGCGCCGGTCGCCGTCCGGAGCGCCGCCCTCAGGCTGTCCTCCTCGGTCGTGGCCGAGGTCTTCAGCTCGTCCAGCAACCGGACCGCCGCCGCGCTCTCGGGCGACTGGCGCGACTCCACGCTCGCCGCGACCGAGGCGACACCCGTCTCGCCCGTGCTAAAGGAGAGGTCGCCGCGCTCCAGCCGCTCGACGAGGTCGTCGCCGCGGGCGGCCGTGTCACCTCCGCGGAGCGACACCGTCGTATCGCGCTCCGCCCGGTCGCAGACGTCGGCGAGGACGGTCGCGTTCGCCGACTGGCTCGACCGCGTCTCGTCGAGGTCGGCCAGCGCGTCGACCAGTCGCGAGGAGACGGGCCGAAGCGCCGAGGCGAGGGGCCCGTCCACCTCGTGGAGTCGGTCGTCGAACGTCCGGGCCTGGTCAGGCCCCCGGACGTTCCCGGCACGCTCTGCCGCCTCCGTCACACGGTGGGCGCGGTCGAGTTCGACGACCGCCCGGTCGAGCGTG
Proteins encoded:
- a CDS encoding carboxypeptidase-like regulatory domain-containing protein, which encodes MSWGTRATALLALAVLVATVAGVGAATTAATATEAETTGEASVALERTGADSVDVTIDIENGSADLSNVTLTVAETGASTRVELEDGGLTDYEATTSVTALTNDSTDTDLSAATVTVTNDGTTIGEDSVDLRYAALDGASATFGDGALRLERVDLRGFAPGASVRATIGNTALTATYDAEGDALTVPTADLSALDRESLFADRQVRVVPNGTDNVTASTESVTVADAAESASVLVTSGDTVAIANPLLSVLDVETYHLDLTTESPDGQFVGPVEATDAGVELPRSALAASVNATLSVGDADGPRLLDGWESQYASEPVDVTVDRSYFAAERDGVSSVLVQRDGGVARYGVSWQDGHYAVENGTALPADQGVLLVVEADGERTVVSAQTVGGTVPGAPNTSTANQSDGNGGDGAATTTTTGTATNASVGGGFLPASYRLGDWLLLVAVALLCGIFGTVILAVVRFFAGAAGPNGDPTNPRGAAVVLGFGGLIGLIGCAGTAVLLLGFGEAIDLAFPLLIGVAVGGLAALAFAALLSWLDFWRFGEGAGTTTPDPVDVKVTLVDGNGHRIREDADVVAKPTRGAGSKTTRSTDSGVVSMSLLPGGWQLTAAVGTQQRTDQLDVEDGRLTGEQAQLAFPRPGVRVTITDKQDGEPIPGARVAVEPDEGDDATARTGRNGRASVTLPYAASTATVRVEHPKYHTASNDCSLADDGPLELNVALGRKTGRLSVTAEVDGVATEGLPVSIAPAGDDRYRVDERQGSRRTDGRGRVRASEVFVGDYVVGLDVAGSQSDLFRTRTTEVAIHEDEPTNVTVEASFEWTVPQATRDRVRRLRREVDGLSEQSGRDTAFPGYYGSVVSRLLDLVEALPQYGHLFATGEHRPDDVAEALLDAAEDGISRVNTAMTTKRNVDMFAACSDMASVDPRWDGDVLTHEAYFDYVDADVDSDLTGRIERTRSRIDDERGDLTEVEPATEMWEHARELFQETRREREPLAKAARALLVAGLLDAVEHGFDRRELRERMKRTVF